ATGGGTCCCGATGATGGGATCGACTGGAGTTCATCACATGTGTGTTTcttttatagttttatttGTCGGCATCTGTGTCCTGTCCAGTTGGTGGGGATAGGTTGGAGAGACATGGAAGTAGAAAAACAGAGTACAAGAGGACACTGAATCTGCTACTCCTGCTGGATATTGTTTGCTCTTCAGGTTCCGACTTCTGAGAGTACACCTGAAGCTGCAGATGATACGGGGAGGATAACAAACAAGAAACGGGGAAACTCCTCATCCCTGTTCGATTTCTTACATCAAGAATGATGAGAGCTCTCTCTTTCCTTCCCGTGTAGGACTAACATGAGATCCAATAGCGCACCGATTACTGCTGGCATGAAAGTCAAGTATCGACAATAATTGTTCCTTAAAAAAGAGATCTTGTTCGGGACCCACATGGATATGTCGCGAGCCGTCCGATCTGGTTTAGGCCTCAGGAATAAGAAGTGGATAATAAGGAAGGGCCCATCTCATGTTGGGATCTGAAAGAGCATGGAGTTGCATGTGGGTTGCTTCTAGGGGACACTGAGCGAGTGTAACTCCAGTCCTCCAAGCAGCGTGCGTGCAGCTCACCAGCTCGAAAGCACAGCAGACATTTTGTTCGATAGCATGGAACTTCTCTGTCTTTCGTTTCCTGGGAAGATCTTCTAGAATATTGATCTCTGCATTCTTCGTCAGGTTCGAGAGCAGTTTGCAGGAGGATTGTTGAAGTTAGATGCGATCCCGATGAGTCTGCATGATGATGAGTCTAATAGTGAGATGTGATAAGTAGATCTTCGCATTTGCCGGCATTGTGTATGTTTCTGAATGGAGATACGGAAAAACTGTAGTTCGAGACGAGATTATTTGACTGTGAAATAATGATGTGGTGGGTAAGAACTAATGAGACACTTACGGAATTTATGGATTATTTCCGCCGTAATCTGAACTTACAAACGTCCGCATGGGCCCAATGTATGTCCCGTTGCATGCTAAGTGCATTTTTTTCGAGAAATATCAAGATAAACATGTTGACAAGAATCATGCCATGTTTTTCCATGTTCTtatgttttttctttcccttcaCATGTAAAAGCAAAGGTTCAAATGGTTCAAGTGAGATTCATTTGCCCTCGAAGACCATTGGAAGAAAGAAAACCTCACATAAACCATATGAACATTTTGAACCATgtaaacattttctttttacttatttaaaagaaaaaaagaggtgTTCATATGGTTCATGTGAGCTCTATTTGACCTCTAAGAccattaaaagaaagaaaaactgcATGCAAGGAGCAAGAACAATCGGATCACATCCAGTACGACAACAAGAAACTTTTTATCGATCGATGCTAAGGAGATTACTTACCGTGTTCTAAAGCAGTTCCTCCTTGTCTTGTAGTAGTATAGTATCACACAAATGGACTAAGGCCAACAAGTTGGATGGACTAAAATTTTCTGCAGTTGGGACTGTTTGAAAACGATCTAGTGAATGACCTTGATTGGATCTATTACAGCAAAAGAAAGATCAAAGATCGACTCGGGCCGTCGACTTTCCTTGAACGATGAGGAATTCGGACTGTTTTCAAGATTTGGGGGTTTTGCATCTTGTAAATAGGAGTTTGGTTCTCAAATCTCTCCTAATTGCCTATAGTTGGGCCAGAGTCACCCTAACACCAGATGTTTAGGGGCAAGTTGCTAAAAATTTGGCACGTATCTTTTTCATGGCAATTAAAAAGATGGGAACCGATTATTGGCTCTAAAACTAAAactaaaagaacaaaaatatcCAATAATGGCccttcatttattttcttttatttatttatttattaggaACTTGCTAATAATTTCATTagttagggaaaaaaaaaattaaacacatCAGCATGTACCAACAATGAACCTACCATTACCTAGGAGCACAtgtttttcttccttttgatTCTTTTCAACAGCGCAACATCTCTCAGCCAACTGATCTTCAGTTGCCGATTTTTCGGTGATAATTACGGGAACAGTAAAAAATATGAACAAGAACGAGAAGACTTGGAAGTGAACAAGAACGGGGTCAtttcatttctcttttttgacAAGGTAAAGTCATTGTACAACagtatatgaaaaatatatattaaaaaaaaattgttatgaaagaaaaaaaagaaaagcctcATCATCCTCAGGTGAAAACTGCCCAATTCAGTCCAAAACTTGGGCCTTTAGGAGAGGGCTCATCCTTGTGTGCTGCTGCTGCCTATTTTCAGAATATTTAAACCTGATTTTTACCCCTTTTTCCACATAATTTACAcccaaatatatatcaaaatgcTGATTGAAATTCCCATTTtctgtcccttttttttttcttttttttggggattTAGAACTGAGAGATGCATCTTCTGTGACAAGCAGAGGTCCCCTTGTTCCTCTGCCTGGTCTCATCTTTCCAGACCTTCCCAATGTCCTGAGCAATCCTCATGGCATCAGAGGATGCACCCGAGAGCCCTCTCCTCGTGAACCCGACCGCGTACAGCCCCGAGTTTCCCTTCCACCCGTTCGGGAATGGCGACCTCGGGAACCCATTCTTCGAGAAGAACTCGTTCTCCTGTCATAGATAAAATTCAAACGAGCATTTAGCCATTTGCCCCAAACCATCAAACGATCAATCATTAGGAACAAATTTTTTGGGTTGTTTTCTCTCACCTGAAGCCAAGAGGGGACGTTGCTGCGGTATCCGGTGGCGAGAATGACGGAATCGACATTGAGGGTCTCGCCATTCACGAGCTCGACCTGGGACTTGGAGAACCTCTTGATTCCAGGGACAACCTTAATGTCTCCGGATCTGATCTTCGCCAGGGCACCAATGTCCAGGACTGGGGTCTTGCCCTTTGTGTTCTTGAGCTCGAGCGGGCCCACCGATGGCCTCTTCAGCCCTAACTTCTCGATGTTTCCTAGAACCAGCCATGCTAGGATCAGAAGCAGCTTGTCCACAAACCAAATCGGGAGCCACTTCATTAGGAAAACTGCGAGCTCAAACGTCGATTTTCCCAAAATTTCCCTAGGGAGCACGTGAACCTGAAGAAACAGGGGAGTTATGGTTAGCGAGGTTGAAACCGAAATTCGGGATGTCATGTTTCAGAGTTAAATTTAGAAGTCGACTGACTTACCGAGCTACGGACCACCATGGAAGGGGATGCACTGTAATTGCACAGGTCGAGTGAGACTTCCATGCCGGAGTTGCCGCTGCCTACAACCAGGACCTTCTTCCCGGCAAACTTCTCGCCAGACTTGTACTCGCAGGCATGCATGATCTCGCCGCCAAACTCCCCTAGCCCATCGATTTCCGGCATCACACACTCAGCATTCTCGCCAGTGGCCACCACAAGCCACCTGCAGATGTACTCAACCTCAGCAGGGCGGGCCTGGCCGGAGGCAGCAGCCGTAGGGGCAGTCCTGACCCTCCAGAGGCCGCTGGTCTCATCGTACCGAGCAGACTGGACGCACTCGTTGAACTGGGGGTTGATCTCGAAGTGCCGGGCATACGACTCAAGGTAGTCGATGAACTGCATCTTGGTAGGGTACTCCGGGAAGTCCTCGGGGAACGGCAGCTTGGGAAGCTGGCAGAACTGCTTGGGGAGGTGAAGCTTGAGGCGGTTGTAGGTCCGCTTCTGCCAGAGCGACGCGATGCAGTCAGCCCGCTCAAGCACGACAAACGGCACGCCCTGCTCCCTAAGGCAGGCAGCAGTGGCAAGCCCAGAAGGCCCCGCGCCGACTATGACTGGGCCATTGACCCAGATGCAACGGCGCGAGAAGAAGTCCTCGTGATCAACAAGTCGGAACAAGTTCTCCATTTTTTGAATAAGAGACTAATATGACAGGCAATTGGTGTGATTCTTGTGAGATTGTGAAGAGGAGTAGAAGTAGAAGTGAAATGTGTTTCAAATGGTTTTGAGAGTGAATTGACTATGGATTTTGAACAGTTAGTTTTGGGAGGGAGAGGCGTGATGGAGGCCTTTATATAGAGGGAGGGTGGGGGAGGGAGTTAAGGCATGAGAGGTGGCATGTGGAGTTTAATGCCCTTCGAGGGGGGATGGTCAGCCTCTCAACATCATatgccttcttcttcttcttcttcttcttcttcttcttcttcttcttcttctttttttaatttattttaatatttttcccaatttttataatttgatcttattgaaatctaaataaaagaGCACGGATAgtcccactgatgagaatcAAATCTGAAACTTCTAAGTTACCAGGTAAGGGTGTTAGCAACTGCATTACACCCCATTTCTCTAGTTtaatcttattttattttggtttATTTTGCTTAGGAAATGTACAATGATTAGAATATTGCTTATTCCCTCCTTGGGAAAGGTTTCAACTAATCAATGCGCGAACCTGACTCTTCATATTATATGCTCGGTCTCACTCACTAGGATATGAAGAAACAAGCATGATCAGAATTCACTAATCATCTTTGTGATATTTTTGATCGTTCACTTTTTTAAGTGAATCGACtccatatttttaaaatacagCTCTCAACATATATGTTTCGACTCACGAATTCAAAAAATAGATTTCCGACATGAACTGGCTATTGGAGGCagatatttttttggtttgaGTTATTGGCTCGGTGGAGGAGGAAGTACGAAAATACCTCATCATGAGTACGAATTTGTTTTGGTCCTTGACAATTTGCCAAGAGTGGTAGTCAAACACAAAGAGGAGGAATTAAGAGGGGGAATTAGGAAGCAATGAAACCGACTCATCATCCTTGCAGGATTCTATTGGGCCCATTTATTACGAAGAGAGTTTCTTCGAATCCTCTAGggttatttatcttttttttttttggaaaaatattaACAGGAATGAAAACGAAAATTAGATACATCTCGGGAGCGTTTAGTTTGATGTAAATTAAGGATCTATATTATAAAATCCAAACTTTGCATTATATTTTGCAACgtttgattataaaattaacgAATTGTAATCAAGTTTCTAAATTAAAACTATAGAGCGTACGTAGTTGATAAAAGCTTTGCATCCGAAACGTATAGAATTATCAAATTACAATGAGAATGAATCATTATTGATTCTAAGAACTAATTGAAGAGTTGATCATTAGAACCTTTCCATTTATAGACGTGGATATCGAATCTTTGAATGGGGATATTCTCGAAactcacaaaaataaaaaaaatgagttaaataaaaaactttatatttcttttacgATTTATCacaaactatattttttttttctttgttgtgATATttacctaataaaaaaaagagaagaataaATTTGGATAAAAAAAGGATTGTTATATTACCACCTACAATCTCATATTTTATCTTACAATTTAAGTAGAATGATTTCGtagttaaattttttctataatCTTCGTATTGTTTCTACTCTACGATACTATTTGCTTCGACAAAATCAAGTCCACGTGGCAGAGAGGGGTTGCTGATTAGGGTAGGGTGGGAGAGCCACGTGGAGCCAACCCAAGTTGCACTTGGGGCGCGTCCACAGACCCAGCCCCACAGAGCCCATCCCGCCAGCCCGGATTCTGACTATACATCTGCCGCCGATGTGGCGGCCCCACATTGGTCTACAAGAACcatatgagttttttttttcttcttctctttgtcatatataattccaagcttaattagttaattaattgctTTATTTTTCTACCTTTAAATAACccaagaaaatttaaaaaatggaaagaaaaaaaaagaaaataatgacgAATCTGCTTTACTGCTCAAAATTGCCACTTGACGCCTAAAATCTTCACTTCGCACttagattagatgatttaggtGTTTGTGGCGTTTTTCCCCCCTCTTTTTTGTGGTGTAGGGTATAACCACATATCTAGGGCAACGCTTCATCCACCACCCTACCTACAATAGAAGCTGCTGATGTTGACGCCGATATAAGGAAGAATCGTATTAGTTCTAGAGTAATCTCGTCATTGCATGGCTATATAATTGTTGAAAAGCATTGAAATCAGTATTGAGTACTGACAAAAAGGTTTTGCGCTTGTAACAACTGGTTATATTGCAAAATTAAGCCGATGTATCACAATGCACTAGATAATAAGCATATGAACCCGATACAAGCTCTCTCGGTGATGTTAATCCTTAGGGGGG
Above is a window of Punica granatum isolate Tunisia-2019 chromosome 7, ASM765513v2, whole genome shotgun sequence DNA encoding:
- the LOC116213319 gene encoding probable indole-3-pyruvate monooxygenase YUCCA5 — protein: MENLFRLVDHEDFFSRRCIWVNGPVIVGAGPSGLATAACLREQGVPFVVLERADCIASLWQKRTYNRLKLHLPKQFCQLPKLPFPEDFPEYPTKMQFIDYLESYARHFEINPQFNECVQSARYDETSGLWRVRTAPTAAASGQARPAEVEYICRWLVVATGENAECVMPEIDGLGEFGGEIMHACEYKSGEKFAGKKVLVVGSGNSGMEVSLDLCNYSASPSMVVRSSVHVLPREILGKSTFELAVFLMKWLPIWFVDKLLLILAWLVLGNIEKLGLKRPSVGPLELKNTKGKTPVLDIGALAKIRSGDIKVVPGIKRFSKSQVELVNGETLNVDSVILATGYRSNVPSWLQENEFFSKNGFPRSPFPNGWKGNSGLYAVGFTRRGLSGASSDAMRIAQDIGKVWKDETRQRNKGTSACHRRCISQF